DNA sequence from the Pseudomonas tritici genome:
TCGACTTGCTCGCGAATGCGGTAGCTCAGTTACAGATGTACTGACTGACACCCCGCATTCGCGAGCAAGCCCGCTCCCACAGTCGGAATGCATTGCCAGGCTGCTTTCAGCGTTTGCGCCAGACACTCGCCAGCCACGGTTGCTGCTCCCGAGGCAACCCAGCGGGACGGTAGTAATGCTCCAACTCATCAAACCCAGCCGCTGTCAGCAGTGACTGCCACGCCTCCAGGTCGTGATAAGACCCATACCGTGGCCCGTTCCAGCCTTCCCGGTTTTCGCCGCGTGGATTGGAGCTGAACAAGACTCCGCCTGATTTCAACGACCCGTGAAGCTGCTCCAGCACACGCGGTAATTCCTGCTTGGGAATGTGAAACAGCACCGCATTGGCAAAGATTCCATCGAAGCGCCGGGCCGGCAGATCTAGTTTGAGGAAATCCTGCTGCAACACTTCACAGCCACTGTCTTCGCGCGCCATCTGCGCAAACCGCTCCGAACCATCAAGCCCCACGGCGATATGCCCCATGCGCGTAAACGTCTGCAAATCGCGCCCCGGCCCGCAGCCGAAATCCAGCACGGTAAACGGCGCTGAGCCCTGGATATGCCGCAACAGCGCGTCGATGTTCTGGCTCACATCGTGATCGCGGGTGCCTTCGCGGAAATCCTCAGCCACTGTGTTGTAGTGGCCAAGGGTGGTGGCGGTGATCTGGTCGAGGTCGTCGGGCTTGAGAGTCATGGAGAGCAATACCGGGCGCTGAGATGGTCCGACTATACCTCACCGCTTGTTCAACACCCGCGCCAACCGATCCCCACCCAACTGAATCACCGCCACCAGAATCACCAGCAGCACGATCACCGTCAGCATGATCTGCGTATCGAAGCGCTGATAACCGTAGCGGTAGGCGATGTCACCCAAACCGCCCGCGCCAATCGCCCCGGCCATGGCGGACGAGTTGATCATGGTCACCAGGGTGATGGTGAACCCGCCGACAATTCCCGGCAACGCTTCCGGCAGCAGCACGTGCCAGATGATGTGCCAGCGTCGGCAGCCCATGGCTTGCGCGGCTTCGATCAGGCCGTGGTCAACCTCACGCAGGCTCACCTCGGCAATCCGTGCAAAAAATGGCGTGGCGGCGATGGTCAATGGCACGACCGCCGCCCACACGCCGTAGGTGGTGCCGACGATCAATCGGGTGAACGGGATCAATGCCACCATCAGGATCAAGAACGGAATCGAGCGGAACAGATTGACGAACGCCCCCAGCACGCGGTTCAGCGCCGGGGCTTGGTAAATGCCGCCCTTGTCGCTGGTGACCAGGAACACCGCCAGTGGAATTCCCACCAGCAACGCGATCAGCGACGACACACCGACCATCAACAAGGTGTCGATGGCGCCCTGCACTAAACGATCAAACCACATAGCCCAGCACCTCCACCTGTTGTGCCCAATTCCCGGCACGTTTACGCAGCTCGCAGGCGTCGTGGGGCGAGCCACTCACCGCCAGCAGCAGTTGCCCCAGGGCGTGCCCCTGGATACGTTCCACGCCGCCTTGCAGTA
Encoded proteins:
- a CDS encoding class I SAM-dependent methyltransferase; its protein translation is MTLKPDDLDQITATTLGHYNTVAEDFREGTRDHDVSQNIDALLRHIQGSAPFTVLDFGCGPGRDLQTFTRMGHIAVGLDGSERFAQMAREDSGCEVLQQDFLKLDLPARRFDGIFANAVLFHIPKQELPRVLEQLHGSLKSGGVLFSSNPRGENREGWNGPRYGSYHDLEAWQSLLTAAGFDELEHYYRPAGLPREQQPWLASVWRKR
- a CDS encoding methionine ABC transporter permease, with the protein product MWFDRLVQGAIDTLLMVGVSSLIALLVGIPLAVFLVTSDKGGIYQAPALNRVLGAFVNLFRSIPFLILMVALIPFTRLIVGTTYGVWAAVVPLTIAATPFFARIAEVSLREVDHGLIEAAQAMGCRRWHIIWHVLLPEALPGIVGGFTITLVTMINSSAMAGAIGAGGLGDIAYRYGYQRFDTQIMLTVIVLLVILVAVIQLGGDRLARVLNKR